The following are encoded together in the Mesoterricola sediminis genome:
- a CDS encoding iron-sulfur cluster assembly scaffold protein yields the protein MVWIGAVGARIVPANFGPLRGHHAHARVEGSCGDTMEMWAVLDGPRIVRASFTSDGCETSVACGSAAAHLARGLVLDEVRRLRPLDVLEALGIADGEEAEEAHHCADLALTTLVRALQAPVPAPSAADAPR from the coding sequence ATGGTCTGGATCGGAGCCGTCGGCGCGCGCATCGTCCCCGCCAATTTCGGCCCGCTCCGCGGCCACCACGCCCACGCCCGGGTGGAGGGGTCCTGCGGGGACACCATGGAGATGTGGGCCGTCCTGGACGGGCCCCGGATCGTGCGCGCCTCCTTCACCTCGGACGGCTGCGAGACCTCCGTGGCCTGCGGCAGCGCCGCGGCGCACCTGGCCCGGGGCCTCGTCCTCGACGAGGTGCGGCGCCTCCGGCCCCTGGACGTGCTGGAGGCCCTGGGCATCGCCGACGGCGAGGAGGCAGAGGAGGCGCACCACTGCGCCGATCTGGCCCTGACCACCCTGGTGCGGGCCCTCCAGGCGCCGGTCCCCGCGCCGAGCGCCGCGGACGCTCCCCGCTGA
- a CDS encoding DUF134 domain-containing protein, whose protein sequence is MPRRPCCKRVEEMPGVSYFKPRAVPLAELREVVLGVEELEALRLAHREGLYHQDAAARMGISRATFGRVLESAHRKVTEALVDGCALRIEGGAFRLIDAGTPGGSAEEG, encoded by the coding sequence TTGCCCAGACGGCCCTGCTGCAAGCGCGTGGAGGAGATGCCCGGCGTGAGCTATTTCAAGCCGCGGGCGGTGCCCCTGGCCGAGCTCCGGGAGGTGGTCCTGGGCGTGGAGGAGCTGGAGGCCCTGCGCCTCGCCCACCGGGAGGGCCTCTACCACCAGGACGCGGCGGCCCGCATGGGCATCTCCCGCGCCACTTTCGGCCGGGTCCTGGAATCGGCCCACCGCAAGGTCACCGAGGCCCTGGTGGACGGCTGCGCGCTGCGCATCGAGGGCGGCGCCTTCCGGCTCATCGACGCCGGGACCCCCGGGGGCTCAGCGGAGGAGGGCTGA
- a CDS encoding LytR/AlgR family response regulator transcription factor has translation MAESLRVAVAEDEPFNLKRLVRLLREQGCDVVAQLEDGTSVAEWVQAGGAADALFLDIQMPGLSGLDLLAELGTSVPVVLVTAYAEHALKAFEHAAVDYLLKPVAEERLAVTLQRLRAGRSGGRGPVPGRAFRFPVRAGDGLVMLDLAKTTHLEFRDGAVWAHPGGPWRTLWKTLAEAEQALEGRGLVKGHRHLLLRPEAVVGVRNLDSGRLQVNLAGGAVVEVSRGAAPELKARLGIP, from the coding sequence ATGGCTGAATCCCTGCGCGTCGCGGTGGCCGAGGACGAACCCTTCAACCTGAAGCGCCTGGTGCGCCTCCTGCGGGAGCAGGGCTGCGACGTGGTGGCCCAGCTGGAGGACGGCACCTCCGTCGCGGAGTGGGTCCAGGCCGGCGGCGCCGCGGACGCCCTCTTCCTGGACATCCAGATGCCCGGCCTCTCCGGCCTGGACCTGCTGGCGGAGCTGGGGACGTCGGTCCCCGTGGTGCTGGTCACCGCCTACGCCGAGCACGCCCTGAAGGCCTTCGAGCACGCCGCGGTGGACTACCTGCTCAAGCCCGTGGCGGAGGAGCGCCTGGCGGTCACCCTCCAGCGCCTGCGCGCGGGCAGATCGGGGGGGCGCGGCCCCGTGCCGGGGCGCGCCTTCCGCTTCCCCGTGCGCGCCGGGGACGGCCTGGTGATGCTGGACCTGGCCAAGACCACTCACCTCGAATTCCGGGACGGCGCCGTGTGGGCCCACCCCGGCGGCCCCTGGCGCACCCTCTGGAAGACCCTGGCCGAGGCGGAGCAGGCCCTGGAGGGCCGGGGCCTCGTGAAGGGCCACCGCCACCTGCTGCTGCGTCCCGAGGCCGTCGTGGGCGTGCGCAACCTGGATTCCGGCCGCCTCCAGGTGAACCTGGCCGGGGGCGCCGTGGTGGAGGTGAGCCGGGGCGCGGCGCCGGAGCTGAAGGCGAGGCTCGGCATCCCCTGA